The sequence TGCATACCGTCGtcaaaaaatgaagtgaatgcaGGAGTTTAATGTCCACTTTCTTCATTGGCAGGCTGATCTACTACTTGGACCCCTCTGTGCTCACTGGTCTGTCCTGCACGGTCATGTTCCTGTGCCTGGCTGATTACCTGGTGCCCACTCTTGCCCCCCGTGTTTTTGGTTCTAACAAATGGTGAGTGAAGGGACAACGGCATGTCCTGCATGTATTTGCACTGCATGTATGTTCTTGCCTCTTCTGGTTTCATTTCAGTCCATCTCCCTAGGCATCTCTCCTTGCTCTAGTTCAGGAGCTGGGGTCTCTGGTGTCTTTGAGTGACAGCTTGCAGTTGCTGCTGAGTGTCTAGTGTCAGACACAGAGAGTTTGATTCCTCAAATCTTCACTGTGCTGGACTCCACTCTGCAGTGAGAGGTCTTGCTATGCAGTCGAGATCAGAGCCTTGGAGTTTATTTTAGTATCTGGCAGCTTCCTGTGGCTTTAAGTCTTCAATGTGGTCATGTTTTATGCCCAGAAATAAACTGCAGTGTCTAAGCAGAAATGGAAACAGATTCCCTCTTCGTGTATGAGTGTTTCCCTTAAAGACATTGTTTAGCGTGTGTTTTCTGAGCACTGTTTTGTTCCTGCACAGGACCACAGAACAGCAGCAGCGCTTCCATGAGATCTGTGGGAACCTCGTGAAGACTCAGCGCCGCATGCTCGGCTGGTGGAAACGTCTGTTTGCCCTGAAGGAAGAAAAGCCCAAAATGGTATGCTTATTTGATGACTCGTTGAACAACaccttctttgtttttttttgtcttagagTTCACCAGTGACTCATAAGCATTTCACACTCAAAAGCAGGCTACCATTTCACATCACTAAGTTGGCTTCTTACTGTTGCTCAgcagaaacaacaaacaaacatgcgCCTAGCCTTAGTTCACGACTCTTCTAATGCATAATTAAGGAGCACCTGTGCCCCCAAGAGAACATTTTAAACAGATGTTCAAAATGATGCATACTATTAGAATGTTCAGTTCAATGAACAAGaagataatatttttacattttggactccaatattgtttgttttcctaattttgcaaatgaaaatagTTCTGAACATAGCTTCTGTTGTTTCTTGCCCTTAATGAATTCACATTTTTAACAACTCAGGTGAGCCAGTGGTTTAATGATCCATTCTTAAGGACAGTCACAGACAGCTTTCTTAATGGTTGAAAGAATGACTCCTTCATTAAGAGTGACATTTCAAGACCATGAACAATATAAATTTATTGATCTGATGTTGTTCACACCAAATAGTTTATATAGCACTTTTGTATATTGTTGTAAGTTGTGAAGAAATTTGTGTACTCCTTgtaacacatttgttttatttctctctcagTATTTCTTCTCCGTCATCAGCAGTCTTGTGGCTGTGGCCTGGATCGGACAAGAAGTGCATAACCTCTTCCTCACCTACCTGATCGGTATATACTCTATTTATATGGGCTAAAAGCTAAGCAAACTGCATGAGAAATCCCCTGTGCTGAAAGCCTGTTGTATAACATCAGAGCGATAAACTGCTAGTGTTCTGCCTCATAGATCACAAATGCCTTccgattattatatatattttttatcacaaACTAGCAGAAAAAAGGCTTTAAGATCTATGACGTGCCACAGTGTGCAAACTAGAAAAGTCACTGTACTTTATCAAAGCTTAGCTCATGCAAACAGTGACTAGGCTGTGCAACAAAGAGGTCATTGTATTTAGATCATGGAAAACCGCAGTTTCAATCCAGAAATATGCTGCCACTTACCTTCCCTACATGCAAGGTTTCTTAAATCTGTTTGTACCAATTAGGTGAAATGTTCTGAAGCACCAAGTTgtttttcattcagtattcagtcaGCAGGGCTATTATATTAGTGATCTTCCACTCATTTACTGTCATTTTCTGTGTCCACAGTGAGTTTCCTTCTGCTTTTGCCTGGCCTCAGCCAGCATGGCATCATCTCCAAATATGCTGGCATGGTGAAGAGAGAGATCAACAAACTTCTCAaacagaaggagaagaagaatgaGTAACAGAATAGGCTCCAGTTAAAAGTGGAATTCTGATCATTTAAGAGTTAAATATGGTCATCTCCCCCTACTTATGTCAGATCTCAAGAGACCAATGTAACGCCTAAGCTGACAGTGAAAAGTAACATCTTGTAAACCGCTTAAATGTATGCAGATATCTCTTGAGATTTGTTTTTAGGTTTCATttcaaattatacatttgtttCACATCagaagtattttaatttttttttccaacactgAAATGTTGCGTTCACTTCAGCTGTCTTGCATCCATGTATATTTGCATACCATAGCAAATGTGTTAAGACTgtgttatacaaaatataaagagcgctttattcatttttaaataggtgaaaaaaaaaatggaacattTACTTTAACCAGTTAGATGCACAGAAAACATcatcagaagtcttgaaatatGCGTTTCTGCACTGTTCTGAAAATTGCACTGGAAAACCAGAACTGGAGTGTTTGTGTGTAGGGGCTTGGACCCGTCCTGCTGTACTAGTGCTGTGTGGACATCATTACTGTCCTCTAGCTCTGGCCACTTCCCAATCCAACACCTGTTGCTGGGCTGTATATACAtgttcattttctctctttcttgaaTTTCTTTGTGTTTCTACTGGCTTATCTTAAGTTTGTCTTCTCCCCTCCTTCTTTTAACAGTCATTTTGTGTTCGCCACAACAATAAAGTGATTCAAAACTTATTTTGTTTCCCAAATCATTATTatcaactaaaactataaaaaaaaaaaagaaaaaaaaaatggtgataaagctgaaattaaatgtgaaaagtgaaaattagaaatgttttcttggcaaataattgtttaaattacaaaatttcTATAAAGCTAAAccgatgtatatatatacaaaataaagtgtaaataaaagctaatgtgaaatattataatagtgtATAATACTTTAACACCAgcccaaaaaattattttgtataattaaaatgcacttatgtgtagacacacacagattaTACCAAATAATTATGCACAGCTGAAAAGAGTCACTGAGCCGAGCTGCCCACAGAATGCTCTTCTGTCCTGCCAAGGCCCAGCTGCAGCCTTCACCTCTCCTGTAGCCCAAATAGCTAAATGGCTCTTTGCATGGTCATTTATGAGTCACTTCTATACTGTAAAACAAACATCAACTGCCTCTGCCTCATAAAGAGACAGGTGTTCCAATCAGCTGTGTTCAATCTGGTGATGCCTGGGCTGATTGGATGATAATGGGAAGGAATAGAAATATAAGAAGGGGTGGATCTATGGAGACAATAGAGACTTATTTTTCCCACCAGGGCTACTCTTCCTCCTGGTTGCTCAGATTCGTTTGATTTTTGTTTGATATATTTTCAAGTGAACTCAGGACTTTGTTGTTTTCTTGAGCAGAAAGATACTGAAGTTGTTTAAAAccattgattatttttattgataGTGTTAACtatgtgttttttatgttttttaaggaaATGTAGGAGGAGggtgccatttttgtttgtaCTTCTTTTGTCCTGTTTATGGACAGACCGGAAGAGAGGTACGTTTTGTGTACTTTATTTTTGGATGATCTGTTTCtaggtttttttaaatattcttgtGTTAGtttggatttgttttgtttgttattgtggCCTAGCTCTCCCCTGGATTCCCTATATGTTTGTTAATACTTTGAGATTTCTGTTTCTATTCATGTCTgtcttttcaaattaaaattattaattttgcattGGTGTTTGTGTTTATTCTGGGACAGGAGGCTGGGTTGCCCTGGTTCCCTCTCCAAAAAAGGTTACTAGCTCCCAAACCCTAGACAGGAGTTCGTAACACCTCTGTCAAAGTGAGTTTTGTTGAAACATTAGTTCCTGTCACCAAAATTTAGTTTATGCTCTCAATTGGCTTTATAAGTAGTAATGCTTTTGCGATATGAAAGACCGATTGGAGCATGACATCACAGTACCGCGGCTCTGACGTGATGACAGAGCTGCAGGTGCAGCTGGCGCTCTCTCTGGCAGCGGCAGGTCACAGCGCCACTTCCGGTGGCATCGGCAGCTGCCACAATGTTCCCACAactgtgatattttattattatttttttttctataaataaacTACTGTTTTTCATTATGAAATAACTGTAAAAATGGTTTTCAACTAAATTACACATGGTTTTgcaaaatatagatag comes from Carassius auratus strain Wakin chromosome 3, ASM336829v1, whole genome shotgun sequence and encodes:
- the LOC113046203 gene encoding ADP-ribosylation factor-like protein 6-interacting protein 1 translates to MAEGDNKSANLLAQETSQLEEQLQGWGEVILAGDKVLRWEKPWYPAVLVGATTMVFMLIYYLDPSVLTGLSCTVMFLCLADYLVPTLAPRVFGSNKWTTEQQQRFHEICGNLVKTQRRMLGWWKRLFALKEEKPKMYFFSVISSLVAVAWIGQEVHNLFLTYLIVSFLLLLPGLSQHGIISKYAGMVKREINKLLKQKEKKNE